The Quercus lobata isolate SW786 chromosome 4, ValleyOak3.0 Primary Assembly, whole genome shotgun sequence genome segment GAATATACGCGTATTAATAAGTATcttccccataaggaaaagacttgttCCGCAAGCAAAGGAGTCTAGCCCTTTGagactataaaaacccaaagccTCTCAAGAAGAAGGTACGCACAATTTCTCTAAAGCTCATACTCTCTAATATTGTTAGAGCTCTCTTCTGACTTAACATTTGGAGGGTCTTTGGCCGGTATCACATCGGTACTCTCTGTAAGGTCTTTTTCTATGTTGGGCAGATTTGGTATTAAGCGTGTTGGAACCATGTGGttcactggtgattttttcgGCATCGTCAGTAACCGTGACCAATTAACATTCGGGCTCAAATATAAACACAGCCATACTCCAAGTCAtctatatttttccctttagactTTTAATTCAGCCTCCAATGAAAGACAAAGTGTAGAAGCCCAATAGGAGACAAACTTTAGAAGCCCAAAACAGCTAAAAGACATCCAAATAGGCCGCACTGTTAACTCATGTTTTCAGTTTATGAAAACACACCGTGTGTTAAAGATTTTACCCATTCTCCTATAGGTATCGATCAACACCACGTTCGTGTGATGTTATGACTAATGAGAGAGATATTTTAGCATACCATGATATCCTAAAGCAATTCTCTTAGCGAAGATGACTTAAATAAGGGTTTCCTTCCCACTCAAAGATTAGGGAAATCATTAACATTCAAGAGAACCTGATCAATTGGCacattttgtgattttgttcAAGTCTTTCATCTACAACATTAGTTGAAAACACATGTACCTCATGGCTCTCGTAAATCGCATActagattgaaaattttaattcttgGCTGTATGAGTACTCAACTATTACTATAACAGAGACCCTATCAAGTAGATAAGCTGAGCATGGGGCTAGGAATTCTAGTGAGAGACCATCTAGGCGAAGATAGTGTTGCTAAGAGCTGTAGAATCAGATTCTGTGGGATTAAAGACCTTGCTGATGCGGCTGCACTAGGATCCGGTGTCATATCACTATGAAGACTAGGTTTCAAGGCATCCAGGCTGACTATAATTAAGCATCGGTGTGGTGAGCTTTACATTTACGGCATTCATGCATTGCCCAACTTTAATTGTACTAACCAAATCAGGATCCATTTCATGAATTATTATTAACCAAATTAAGATTAACTTCAAATATAGAATCAAATATCATGGCTCGGGtacaaaatttatcataaataaatgaaatttcattatttttttaaaatgaggttttctttttcttggttaaggctggttaagttgtaatctaatttttaattttgtattatattaattataaaaagttaTAACCTCAAATCAAGGAAAAATTAATTGTCATTGATAATTTGACACattaattacaacattttttccccaaaacattTTAAGATTTCAATTGAGTTGAGTTTCTATTGATCTAATATTGGAGACATTTTTGGTTAAGGTAAAAATGGTGAAcaaccattattttattttattttttaaattacttatCGCATCACTActtgtataatataaaaaatgaccaCATTTTAGCTAACTAAACCCAAAATTTATCCACATTAGGCGAAAcaaagttgtgtaaaaatacataattactacactaattatatatgtaaatttacattgatactatttattttgcatttagctttttattatttctttacgTATCCCGAAAATAAAGGAAGAGTAGATGGTAATTGTtgtgtataaagaaaaagaaacaattaaaaaattcaagaaattaaaattgatattttagtataaaataaattatctgatataaaatattttgaaaagtgagtatgtcaaatagaaaaaaagtagattttttgtgcaaaaataGGCAGAAATTTTTGCACAAATTGAAGTGAATactcttattattataaaattttggtcattttataatGGGGATAGAGCATTTTTATAAACGGTACAAGTCCTTTTTATAATCGGGGCTTAGGCCTAAGTCTAAGAGTGGCCTATGCCTTGAGTctagataaatttttttggggggaaatttatataatttagtaaaaATTGTTCCTTAATGTCAGAAAAATTTAAAGTATTGCAAGAACTTTGGAGGATCGTGACCTTAGCACCGATTCTACTTTGccttaataataaatttcaattatggttgaaagagaaaataatgtTCATACAAAAAGGATACATGTATTTAATTCAGATGAAACGACACCATTACAAATTagccttttcatttcttttccaaaaCTCACAAGATATTCCAACACCAATGTGTAAtagggaaaaataaagaaaacaacaagaaaagggaaaagaaaaaagaaaagaaaaatactcaTATATATGCCTTCAGTCATCATTCTATAGTGTAGTACATGATATATCGATCATAATAATGTTCATACAAAAAGGATACATGTATTTAATTCAGATGAACCGACACCATTACAAATTagccttttcatttcttttccaaaaCTCACAAGATATTCCAACACCAATGTGTAATagggaaaaatgaagaaaacaataagaaaagggaaaagaaaaaagaaaagaaaaatactcaTATATATGCCTTCAGTCATCATTCTATAGTGTAGTACATGATATATCGATCCATATCATCTTCATGGTTGGCAAAATAATCCCccatttttggttattttatccGAACACAATATTCTACCTTTGTGTCAATGAATTTTAGTAATACAATATTTGCGGATGTCATATTAGTTAGTTTACTCACTCTTGCAAGGAAAGGGCAACAGGGTTGTCTAAAGAGGAACATAAAGAGAAAATTTCTTCTAATGTTCCATTCATACAATCCCGGATCTTGTCATATGACATGTATTCGTCGATGATTTCAGGTTTCACAGGCTTCGTCTCTGTTAAATTTATCTGTGGAAAATCTTCAAGTTCTAAAGGTGGGTAAGGAAGTTGATAATCCAAACTTGTGTAACTTTGTATCTGCATATCctgtattaataaataaatagtatgaATAATAACCAACACAAATATACAAGTAAACATAAACACTATGAAGCAATCAGCTGTGTATAAAGGCTtgcatatatgtgtgtatatgagagagagagaaagagagagtaaatACATACACTTTAGGTTCTTATATACATATAAGAACCTAaagtatatgtatatatataccaaacAAAGAGAACTATTCATTTTATACAAGGTCATTATTCTTTCCAATATATTATCAGCTATCAGATGATATTAGCGCACATCATGGCTTGACTCATGTGTGTCTGATCAATTTGTTAGTGACAACTAAGAAGTTTTTCCGGATAACTACAACTTACAAGGTCGTAGAGTAGGTAAGAGAACAGTTTCTCTTTTTGCTTTAGTTTTTTcccaaaaacataatcaaataggaaaattgaaaaacttgGAACTTCTTTTTGTTGGCTTAtatgactaaaattttaaatgataaaagtAAAAGACCAATGGAGCTTCTTTTCCAAAGCTTTTTTAAATGAATAGaatagaaaaactaaaaattttgagaatGGGAAATATGTCAATCATTACTGAGACCCGGGAAAAGAAAGTCAGGCGGAGACATAGGTTTTAGAAATGTTTTGGGGTCACCATGAGGAAAACAGGGAAGAAAgatgtttgaactttgaacgaAGTTTGAGTCAGTCAAAAGAAGTTATGGAAGATGGTGAAGAAAGTCATTGAAGTCAGTCTTAATAGATTTTGGAAGGAAGCTAGCTTTAGAAAAAGACAGCGAGTTCATTGCTTCCAACTTTTGTTACTTTAAGATCAAAAGAGAAACTCAAAGGGCTTGTCTTGTGGGCCAGTTCCAACTTGTACCATCGTTGGTGCATGCATGGATATGCTGCCATATGATGATTTATGAAAGAATGTAAAACTGTtgttaaaaatcaaaaagtggTGTGAACATGAAGCCCTAGTGACAAAGCAGGAATAAAGCAGAATTTCGCTGGAAATGTAGTCTTAGCAAAGTATATAATCATACCTGAACAAAGGAAGTGGGTAAAAGCAGattattcttattatatataataatcatTAATATAGTTCGAGAATTAACCAggtcctaaaattttttttgacggTAAGACTACCTAAAAATACCTCTTCCAAAGCTTATATAAGTTGGAATTTTGTGTATTTGACTACAACCTTTTTATAATAATCATTATGATGCACCACATATTAGAATTTAACTCATGCTAATTAACATCTCCTATGTATGTATATCTAATCTCATGCCATGTTAGAAACGAATTCTAATTAAGACCATATTTCTAATTGTTTTACCTGAATTAGATTTGAGGGGTAGTCCACACCAAGAGAATACAAATTAGCAGCACTATTTGCTTCATCTGAAGCAAATGGAGCTTGTAAATCATCAGCTATGCCAGTTTCAGCAGGTGTGCCTTGAGTGAGATCTGAAGAGGAAGTGTCTGATGGAAACTTAGAGTCTTGAATGAAATTCTCATCCTCTGCTTCTCTCCCTTGGAAAGTTTCAGGTCCACTTGTATCATTCCCCAATAATTGTTCATCCAAGGCTGAGACTGAATTACCATTCTCTAAATTATCAGtctgttctttttctttggcTTTGGGAATCTGTATTGTTTTCTTGAAAATGCGACATAATGCATAAGAGTCCTGAAATGCAAAATTACCATACACTGCTTAACCTTCCATGATTAAATCACATACCTAAGAAAAGAGTATAATACAAAGATCTAGAAAAGTGAGTTTGGAaagagaaggggaaaaaaaaagaactagaaACAGATGGAAAGATAATAGTAAGTACAACTAAAGTCATATAACCAAAGACTCTTTCATCATGATGTTGATATAAGCTATAACtttcaaaaggaaaagaaaatttgacaaggaagaaaaagaagaacatatGAGATTTGCTTTATTTTATGTCTGATTGCATAAAGATATTCACATAACCAATGATAGCTCTTATAAACTTGACAAAATCTCACATGAAGAGTCCAATCTTAGGCTGTTCCTCATTTTACTGCAGCTACTGTAATAAAGAATTCGTTCACTGAACTCCATGCATCTATGAtttaaccttttcttttttgggggctGTAAATTTTAGGGTTTCTAGGGTTTCCTTCATTAACACTGTTTACAATCACCAAAAACTATCTACATCAATCAAAAAGTGTGCACGTTTCTCTAACACAAAAATGACATTCAAAAAACATATTATCCCTCCATTTATCATTTCCTAGAACATAAATCTCTCTAAACCCTAATGTTAATATATTTCGTTTATGTTTTAACTTTGAATAACGACTCATCTTTATCAAGGAATAGTTGAATTTCATCAAAAACTGCAGATCCAACTTTAGCACAGTGAATTTAGCACACCCCTCCCACCCCCCAACTTTTGGCACAGTTAACGAATAAAGGTCATATAATCAAATTGTTACATGTTGACATTGTCGAGTTTATATCAATtgaacattttcttttctttttttgtttgaaaattcaattcaatattctaaaattattcatttatataaaatttgttgaacTAAGATGCAAGCACTACATACCTTCAAACTTGATGATGCAGAACTGCTACACATGGAGTCGATAAGGCGGTACTCATGCATCACCCAGTTAGTTCTGATGCCATGGGGAGCTCTACCTCTATAATACACCAAAGTCTTCTTCATGCCAACTGGGTGCTTATGAGAGTGCACTGGCCTGTCTTTACCAGTGGCTTTCCAGTAACCGGCTCGTGTTGCTCGGTTGGTTCTTGATCCATTAGGGTACTTTCTATCCCTTGGACTATAAAAATACCACTCCATATCTTTGCTTGGTAAAAATGATTTCTCTGTTAATTAATACAACAACAAATGAGCCTTAGTCCCAGAATACATTGATACAGTAGACAAAGAGAAAAGATTTCATATAGAAAAGAATTATTTATGTACCTGGTAAATCCCATGGTTCACATTTGTAGAGATCAACTTCTGGGATAATTTCAAGCTCAATCGTGCCGCCATTAATTTTTCGATGTAGATAGTAAGCAACAAGCTCCTCATCTGTTGGATGGAACCTAAAACCTGGAGGAAGACTCATGGGTGCCATTGCACACTGtttgatttgtgtgtgtgtgtgtgtgagagagagagagagagagagagagagagagagaccaaatTTGGAAAGAGAGAGCACAGAACATGAACTAAAATGGCTTGTACTATTGAACTATATAGGCCACAGTTAGGATCCAAGCCATGAAATTAATTGCCTGATCTTTGCAATTTATTACACCACTGCCATTCTCTGTTACTTGTCAGATTCTGAAACCAATCCTTGTCTTTTCTAACACTCTTTTGTCCTTAACAACTTTGCTTTAAGTGATCAAATAGTATTAACAAGGTGCAGTAGATTCAGTAAATATTATGTAAAAgaattgtgagaaaaaaaaagaaaaaaaaaaaaaagagatcgaTTGGGAATATCATATAAGATATAATAGTACTACTTTGGCTAGCTTTAGGTGAGATTCTATGTGTAAGGTATTGTGTGAAACCTAGAGGGAGTATGAGAAGCTTCTGCTTTAATTTGTCTGCtcataaactaacaaaaaaacacaagccCTCTCAAAAGGCTGTGTAGGACACTCAAACCTTCCATACCCTACAACACGCAATACTAGGCCCTCCTACTTATTTTAATCACTCtttcaaaataataatgtaGTAGTATACCATATGATATTTATTATCATGTTGTATGTATTACTATATAGTTAAATATAACATTATATATCATTCATGACgtcatggtttttttttgctattccTTCCTTATATTCTTTGCAGAGGAACATGGTATAGAATCTTCTGTATTGGTATGTCATGTGCCATTGTGAACTGGTTTAACACAATAATATTATCTGCCTTGTGCATGTTTAGAGAACACaataaaattaagttaaaaggaaaaataaagtaCAATAGAAAATGATAGACAAAACTTCCAGTTGGATCCAAATTTCTTGACAAGTTTGAATGTGTTGAAGCATGAAAATTAATGCACTTACAAACTTGTTCAtttggttataaaaaaaaagggcaatattatataataaaatattccctCTCGTTAGTGCCATAAGACAGGAAATATTGataatgtttttgtttcaaGCCTAGGGATTGCAGTTCTAATTTTCATTCTCCTAGTATATGTATTGAAATGGTAACATAATTCATCTGCAAGGCTGCCCAATCATTGTAATTGGACTTAAATGTTCCTAGTCCGGACTCCAAAGATACTGTTTGGTATTATGGTAGGCCCTAATTATATATCATTAagcatttttaaatttgaacaaTGATGTATAAATAGAGATTAGATAAAGTGGAAATGACTTTACcacagaaaaaaataatgaaatttctttttttttaataatacgTATGATGAGGGCATTTATATAAGGTGATCATAGTCCAATTACAATACATCAAGACATACTATGTTGGTTCTGAATTTTTTTCCAGTTCAGCTGAGTTGCTTAATTCATTTGTTAGAATAATAGttattaaatgattaaattttattactccccttaattaaaattttttgggtggattatagttagcttaactggtatagtttttttatcatcattgaataaaagatttgtcACTCTATCTATAATAATTGATCTTCATCATAGGTTGGAATAagatattatttagtttttaagtGTAGACAAAGCTCAATAAGTAGATACCATAGGTTGGAATtctattgtataaaaaaaaaaaaaaaattaatatgtattAAATTATCATGATATACATGAAATCAAGAGATCTTGAATATGAATCTGCCTCGGTAATTATCTTATCATTTAAGTTAAAATACTATAAGAGAATGTTGAGTCCACGTTGTTGGTTACAATATTCAAAATTCATCCTACCACCATTAACAAAGTGTTGTGCAATATGGGTCGTGACATCTTTTGTAAAGTGTATGATTGATGTTATGTTTATAGAAAGCAACGTAATTATCagttattaaataaagatgCTTACCGTCAttcattcaatttttattttgaattattctctctatttttatGTTAGTGATTCCCACCTTAATAGGATTACCATTCATGCTATTGGGACCAACAAATAGACACgagaaaaatgtgaaaaacgTAAGacaatttattagaatttggtATAACTTAAACAAGGACAAGTGCAACCAAGTAGTTATTAGAGGTTTCAAGCAGTGCTTGGAAGCATGACAAGTTGGTATCGAGGTGTAAGGAGTGCCATGAAAAAAGAGTAACCATCGATAACCGTCAAGGACCCAAATATAGTAATTAGATAACTCATTTTAAGAAGATCATAACTCTCCACTCACAAGGTACTTGTATAGATAATGCAATTATCTCTTGTTTTTGTATTTCCTTTCTAGGTCCTAGGATCTTTTGTAGTTTATTACTATGTTACTCTTTGATTATATTCAAGTTCCTTCGAAAGTGCTTTAAGTTGTTAGTTGTTGGCCTATTAGATCTCTAGTTATCCATGATCGACCTTAGTTTATACATCAACAAGTTCACATATCAAAAGGAGACACGTTAGTCCTGAGTTGAAaggtatttactatttagatAATCGTTGTACAGATCAAAAGGAAcaagataaataaaattcaggaaagattataaataattatgatatcttaacaatcaaacaaaaattaaaggaaacatccacaatttttttttttttttttttaaatttcaaaagagatttattataatatttttgcgAAATAATATAAAAACGTGCTatacttttagtaatatatacgATTACTCATAACTTGCTTTTTTCCATGACGGTTGGCATACGTATTGAAGACACATGCATTAGAATGTTTCAAGTATGAATATTGGAATAATTCATTCTACGTTCACATGATTCGATCAGCTACAGGGGACCAATCATCATTTCCAAAAAGTGAATGGTTCTCTGTGTTCCAAAATATATCCATTTTCAATTAGATTGATCTTTGAATACTCAATcaaaattgattataaaattttgattattttatccAATACCGTGTTCAGCATAAGCAAGAAAAAGAGggataaaataaatataaatttgcCTGTGACTACATCTGTCTTGTATAGAATAgatcaaaaagaaaacaatcaaaTCCAAATTAGTATAAATAATCAAATCCAAATTAAGCCTTTGTTTGCCACTACTGTGCACAGGAGCACTTGTGTCTCTCACAAACTTCCAAACCACCATCTTTATTTGACCATTCAAAAGAAGCCTCACAGTACAAATCTTTAAGAAGGTGTTTGACATATCATAAAACTTGATCAGTAAAGAATAAAGTAATTAAGATAAAATGAGCCTAGAGACTTTAGACAAGctcaacataaaatttaaaaaaaaaaaaaatcaatacaatttagaa includes the following:
- the LOC115987886 gene encoding NAC domain-containing protein 71-like: MAPMSLPPGFRFHPTDEELVAYYLHRKINGGTIELEIIPEVDLYKCEPWDLPEKSFLPSKDMEWYFYSPRDRKYPNGSRTNRATRAGYWKATGKDRPVHSHKHPVGMKKTLVYYRGRAPHGIRTNWVMHEYRLIDSMCSSSASSSLKDSYALCRIFKKTIQIPKAKEKEQTDNLENGNSVSALDEQLLGNDTSGPETFQGREAEDENFIQDSKFPSDTSSSDLTQGTPAETGIADDLQAPFASDEANSAANLYSLGVDYPSNLIQDMQIQSYTSLDYQLPYPPLELEDFPQINLTETKPVKPEIIDEYMSYDKIRDCMNGTLEEIFSLCSSLDNPVALSLQE